From a single Streptomyces sp. NBC_00377 genomic region:
- a CDS encoding ABC transporter permease: protein MLRFLVRRVIGALVILLIISAVTFWLFYAVPRDPAMMSCGKNCTPDVLAQIRHNLGIDKPIPVQYWLWLVGVFAGRDYPGYDYCNAPCLGYSFANREPVFGTIMDRLPTTLSLAFGAAIVFLVLGIGAGMIAALKQGKFLDKFASSASLLGSSLQIYFVGYIAMFFFVAKLGVLDQPSYTPITDDPIAWFSGLLLPWLVLAIIFTANYTRMTRSQLVEQLSEDYVRTARAKGLSRANVFFRFAWRGAMGPIVTVFGIDLGTLIGGAIITESTFSLQGIGRLAVKSVDQSDLPMLLGVTVLAAGAIVFFNIVVDAVYALIDPRIRLA, encoded by the coding sequence ATGCTCCGCTTCCTTGTCCGCCGAGTCATCGGCGCGCTGGTCATCCTCCTGATCATCAGCGCCGTCACCTTCTGGCTCTTCTACGCCGTGCCGCGTGACCCCGCCATGATGTCCTGCGGCAAGAACTGCACGCCCGACGTGCTCGCGCAGATCCGGCACAACCTGGGCATCGACAAGCCGATCCCGGTCCAGTACTGGCTGTGGCTCGTGGGCGTCTTCGCGGGACGCGACTACCCCGGCTACGACTACTGCAACGCGCCCTGCCTCGGCTACTCGTTCGCCAACCGCGAGCCGGTCTTCGGCACGATCATGGACCGGCTGCCGACGACCCTGTCGCTCGCCTTCGGCGCGGCCATCGTCTTCCTCGTCCTCGGCATCGGCGCGGGCATGATCGCGGCCCTCAAGCAGGGCAAGTTCCTGGACAAGTTCGCCAGCTCGGCCTCGCTGCTCGGCTCCTCGCTGCAGATCTACTTCGTCGGCTACATCGCGATGTTCTTCTTCGTCGCGAAGCTGGGCGTGCTCGACCAGCCGTCCTACACGCCGATCACCGACGACCCGATCGCCTGGTTCTCCGGACTGCTGCTCCCCTGGCTGGTCCTGGCGATCATCTTCACCGCGAACTACACCCGCATGACCCGCTCCCAGCTCGTGGAGCAACTCAGCGAGGACTACGTCCGTACGGCCCGCGCCAAGGGCCTGTCCCGGGCGAACGTGTTCTTCCGGTTCGCCTGGCGGGGCGCGATGGGCCCGATCGTCACGGTGTTCGGCATCGACCTGGGCACGCTCATCGGCGGTGCGATCATCACCGAGTCGACCTTCAGTCTCCAGGGCATCGGCCGGCTCGCGGTCAAGTCCGTGGACCAGAGCGACCTGCCCATGCTGCTGGGCGTGACTGTCCTGGCCGCCGGTGCGATCGTGTTCTTCAACATCGTCGTCGATGCCGTCTACGCTCTCATCGACCCGCGGATCCGGCTCGCCTGA
- a CDS encoding peptide ABC transporter substrate-binding protein gives MRGATHAKWAACAVAAALAATACGGGGSSGGSGDGGAVLSSSWGDPQNPLEPANTNEVQGGKVLDMIFRSLKKYNPETGAAEDMLAEKIETTDSQNFTITVKDGWTFSNGEKVTSKSFVDAWNYGASLKNNQKNAYFFEYIDGYPATHPAEGGKQTADILSGLKVVDDKTFTVKLRQKFSTFPDTLGYPAYAPLPQAFFTDHAGWLKKPVGNGPYTIDSYTKGSQMALKKWDGYPGDDKAQNGGVTLKVYTDNNTAYTDLLAGNLDLVDDVPAAQLKNVKNDLGDRYLNTPAGIIQTLAFPFYDKKWNTTGSDKVRTGLSRAIDREQITETIFQKTRTPATDWTSPVLGEEGGFKEGLCGDACEYDPAAAKKLIQEGGGLPGGQVKITYNADTGSHKQWVDAVCNSINNALGNDKACVGNPVGTFADFRTQIGDRKMSGPFRAGWQMDYPLIQNFLQPLYYTNASSNDGKWSNKDFDKLVDQANAETDTAKAVQIFQQAEEVVRDNMAAIPLWYQNGSAGFSERLSNVKLNPFSVPVYNEIKVS, from the coding sequence ATGCGTGGAGCCACGCACGCCAAGTGGGCCGCATGCGCGGTGGCGGCAGCACTCGCTGCGACGGCCTGCGGGGGCGGGGGGAGCAGCGGCGGCAGCGGCGACGGCGGCGCGGTGCTCAGCTCCTCCTGGGGAGACCCGCAGAACCCGCTGGAGCCCGCCAACACCAACGAGGTGCAGGGCGGGAAGGTCCTCGACATGATCTTCCGGAGCCTGAAGAAGTACAACCCGGAGACCGGGGCGGCCGAGGACATGCTGGCCGAGAAGATCGAGACCACGGACTCCCAGAACTTCACCATCACCGTCAAGGACGGCTGGACGTTCAGCAATGGCGAGAAAGTGACGTCGAAATCCTTCGTCGACGCCTGGAACTACGGCGCGAGCCTCAAGAACAACCAGAAGAACGCCTACTTCTTCGAGTACATCGACGGCTACCCCGCGACCCACCCCGCCGAGGGCGGCAAGCAGACCGCCGACATCCTCTCCGGGCTCAAGGTCGTCGACGACAAGACCTTCACCGTCAAGCTCCGGCAGAAGTTCTCCACCTTCCCCGACACCCTGGGCTACCCCGCCTACGCCCCGCTGCCCCAGGCCTTCTTCACCGACCACGCGGGCTGGCTGAAGAAACCCGTCGGAAACGGGCCGTACACGATCGACTCCTACACCAAGGGCTCCCAGATGGCCCTGAAGAAGTGGGACGGCTACCCCGGTGACGACAAGGCGCAGAACGGCGGCGTGACCCTGAAGGTCTACACCGACAACAACACCGCCTACACCGACCTGCTGGCCGGCAACCTCGACCTCGTCGACGACGTGCCGGCGGCCCAGCTCAAGAACGTCAAGAACGACCTCGGCGACCGCTATCTGAACACCCCCGCCGGCATCATCCAGACCCTGGCCTTCCCCTTCTACGACAAGAAGTGGAACACCACCGGTTCCGACAAGGTGCGTACCGGCCTGTCCCGTGCGATCGACCGCGAGCAGATCACCGAGACGATCTTCCAGAAGACCCGCACCCCCGCCACCGACTGGACCTCCCCGGTGCTCGGCGAGGAGGGCGGCTTCAAGGAGGGCCTGTGCGGGGACGCCTGCGAGTACGACCCCGCGGCCGCGAAGAAGCTCATCCAGGAGGGCGGCGGGCTGCCCGGCGGACAGGTCAAGATCACATACAACGCGGACACCGGATCGCACAAACAGTGGGTCGACGCGGTCTGCAACTCGATCAACAACGCACTCGGCAACGACAAGGCCTGCGTCGGCAACCCGGTCGGCACGTTCGCGGACTTCCGCACCCAGATCGGCGACCGCAAGATGAGCGGCCCCTTCCGCGCCGGATGGCAGATGGACTACCCCCTCATCCAGAACTTCCTCCAGCCGCTCTACTACACGAACGCCTCCTCCAACGACGGCAAGTGGTCGAACAAGGACTTCGACAAGCTCGTCGACCAGGCCAACGCCGAGACCGACACCGCCAAGGCCGTGCAGATCTTCCAGCAGGCCGAAGAGGTCGTCCGCGACAACATGGCCGCCATCCCGCTCTGGTACCAGAACGGCAGCGCCGGCTTCTCGGAGCGGCTCTCGAACGTCAAGCTCAACCCGTTCTCCGTCCCGGTCTACAACGAGATCAAGGTCAGCTGA
- a CDS encoding AfsR/SARP family transcriptional regulator — MEIQLLGCVEARARSGDKLPLPHGTKLLLAALAWTPGAFVADETLIERVWQERRPQHPRDALYIQATRLRKALRADGQRTDGFELVRKRGGYVLAIDERCVDTARFRALVRQAQHDARAGDTEAALDLYGRALELWRGEPLSDVRTAWAETARVTLRREHREALIGSTELYLRAGRHEECLPQLHWLAEMHPFDEKVTALLMLALHRGGRQADALHCFQALRLRMVDLLGCEPGPDLRSLHARVLARDPRLRIGSAYATSV, encoded by the coding sequence ATGGAGATTCAGCTGCTGGGATGTGTCGAGGCGCGCGCCCGCTCCGGCGACAAGCTGCCGCTTCCGCACGGCACCAAGCTGCTGCTGGCGGCGCTGGCCTGGACCCCCGGCGCCTTCGTGGCCGACGAGACGCTGATCGAGCGGGTGTGGCAGGAGCGCCGGCCCCAGCATCCGCGGGACGCCCTGTACATCCAGGCCACCCGGCTGCGAAAGGCGCTGCGGGCCGATGGACAGCGGACCGACGGATTCGAACTGGTCCGCAAGCGGGGCGGCTACGTCCTCGCGATCGACGAGCGCTGCGTCGACACCGCGCGGTTCCGTGCCCTGGTCCGGCAGGCGCAGCACGACGCCCGCGCCGGGGACACCGAAGCGGCCCTCGACCTCTACGGGCGGGCCCTGGAGCTGTGGCGGGGCGAGCCGCTGTCCGACGTACGCACCGCCTGGGCCGAGACGGCGAGGGTGACGCTGCGGCGTGAGCACCGCGAGGCGCTGATCGGCAGCACCGAGCTGTACCTGCGGGCGGGGCGGCACGAGGAGTGCCTGCCTCAGCTGCACTGGCTGGCCGAGATGCACCCCTTCGACGAGAAGGTCACGGCCCTGCTGATGCTCGCCCTGCACCGCGGGGGACGGCAGGCGGACGCACTGCACTGCTTCCAGGCGCTGCGCCTGCGGATGGTCGACCTGCTGGGCTGCGAACCCGGGCCGGACCTGCGGTCGCTGCACGCACGCGTGCTGGCCCGCGACCCCCGGCTGCGGATCGGCAGCGCGTACGCCACGTCCGTCTGA
- a CDS encoding ABC transporter substrate-binding protein: MSFSRRNFMIATGVAAASTTVLSACSSSSSGSSSKDDAPKVSGSKTTEIPVGTKADSTGPAPEVPGAVKGGTIYSLDQFDMDHLDPAQIYVSTEGAITRPISRGLTGYKIDEKGGTTLVGDAATDPGTMKDGGKTWTFTLKDGLKWEDGTEVTAADARHTYERLFATFVTEGPRYVQDFLEGGDKYKGPYEGKSLASIEVDGKNITFRLKEPRTDFNYTLAMPGYGLVAKAKDTKEKYDKQPFSCGPYRIESRSIGKSMTYVRNEHWDPKTDSIRNAYPDKFVFQFGFELLASTDRYIADSGNDKYAMSIFNEVAPERIAQVLTNATLKKRVLTQVDTVTYYWPINMTRIKDLKVRQAINYAWPHQQLQTIRGGASTSELATTILSPVTPGYTKFDLYGVDKKPGGDAAKAKALLKEAGKVGQKLVIAYQQSDNAVKSAVAIKNALEEAGFTVVNKQVDKSTFYTQIGKIDNDFDLFAAGWSPDWPGGYSVFYPCWSGKNIGDGRSNYAQLNDPTINKAIDAAAKVADVKEANKAWGNIDRMIMEQAAVVPDYHSIRNWMHGSKVGNVVYDGGNTCIALCKLYVMK, translated from the coding sequence ATGTCTTTTTCCCGCAGAAACTTCATGATCGCCACCGGCGTGGCCGCGGCCTCGACCACGGTGCTGTCCGCCTGTAGCAGCAGCAGTTCCGGAAGTTCCTCGAAGGACGACGCTCCCAAGGTCAGCGGCTCGAAGACCACCGAGATCCCGGTCGGCACCAAGGCCGACTCCACCGGCCCGGCGCCCGAGGTCCCGGGTGCGGTCAAGGGCGGGACGATCTACTCGCTCGACCAGTTCGACATGGACCACCTGGACCCGGCGCAGATCTACGTGTCGACCGAGGGCGCCATCACCCGGCCGATCTCGCGCGGTCTGACCGGCTACAAGATCGACGAGAAGGGTGGCACCACCCTCGTCGGCGACGCCGCGACCGACCCCGGCACCATGAAGGACGGCGGCAAGACCTGGACCTTCACGCTGAAGGACGGTCTGAAGTGGGAGGACGGCACCGAGGTCACCGCGGCCGACGCCCGCCACACCTACGAGCGCCTCTTCGCCACCTTCGTCACCGAGGGTCCCCGCTACGTCCAGGACTTCCTCGAGGGCGGCGACAAGTACAAGGGTCCCTACGAGGGCAAGAGCCTCGCCTCCATCGAGGTCGACGGGAAGAACATCACCTTCCGTCTGAAGGAGCCCCGCACCGACTTCAACTACACGCTGGCGATGCCGGGTTACGGCCTGGTGGCCAAGGCCAAGGACACCAAGGAGAAGTACGACAAGCAGCCGTTCTCCTGCGGTCCTTACCGGATCGAGAGCCGCAGCATCGGCAAGTCGATGACCTACGTGCGCAACGAGCACTGGGACCCGAAGACCGACTCGATCCGTAACGCCTACCCGGACAAGTTCGTCTTCCAGTTCGGCTTCGAGCTGCTCGCCTCGACGGACCGCTACATCGCGGACTCGGGCAACGACAAGTACGCGATGTCGATCTTCAACGAGGTCGCGCCGGAGCGCATCGCCCAGGTGCTCACCAACGCCACGCTGAAGAAGCGCGTCCTCACCCAGGTCGACACGGTCACCTACTACTGGCCGATCAACATGACCCGGATCAAGGACCTCAAGGTCCGTCAGGCCATCAACTACGCCTGGCCGCACCAGCAGCTCCAGACCATCCGCGGCGGCGCCTCCACCAGCGAGCTGGCCACCACCATCCTCAGCCCGGTCACCCCCGGCTACACCAAGTTCGACCTCTACGGCGTGGACAAGAAGCCGGGCGGCGACGCCGCCAAGGCCAAGGCCCTGCTGAAGGAGGCCGGCAAGGTCGGCCAGAAGCTGGTCATCGCCTACCAGCAGTCCGACAACGCGGTGAAGAGCGCCGTGGCCATCAAGAACGCGCTGGAAGAGGCCGGCTTCACGGTCGTCAACAAGCAGGTCGACAAGTCGACCTTCTACACCCAGATCGGCAAGATCGACAACGACTTCGACCTGTTCGCCGCCGGCTGGAGCCCGGACTGGCCGGGCGGCTACTCCGTCTTCTACCCCTGCTGGAGCGGCAAGAACATCGGCGACGGCCGCAGCAACTACGCGCAGCTGAACGACCCGACCATCAACAAGGCGATCGACGCCGCCGCCAAGGTCGCGGACGTCAAGGAGGCCAACAAGGCCTGGGGCAACATCGACCGCATGATCATGGAGCAGGCTGCCGTGGTGCCCGACTACCACTCCATCCGCAACTGGATGCACGGTTCCAAGGTCGGCAACGTCGTGTACGACGGCGGCAACACCTGCATCGCGCTCTGCAAGCTCTACGTGATGAAGTAA
- a CDS encoding ABC transporter ATP-binding protein: MTSTDQQPFLSVRDLKVHFSTEDGIVKAVDGLSFDVQKGKTLGIVGESGSGKSVTNLAILGLHDRDRTAIEGEILLDDKELLTASEKELERLRGNKMSMIFQDALASLSPYHTVGRQIAETYRKHTGSSKSQSRARAIEMLKRVGIPQPEVRVDDYPHQFSGGMRQRAMIAMALVCDPELLIADEPTTALDVTVQAQIMDLLKDLQREFGTAIIFITHDLGVIADIADDVLVMYGGRCVERGTKKEVLRSPQHPYTLGLLSSMPSLDHPVDVPLNPIPGSPPSLLNPPTGCRFHPRCTFAEKVEGGLCSTEQPPLKIADGRGSACHLTADQRAEYFSDLAGSAAN, translated from the coding sequence GTGACGAGCACCGATCAGCAGCCCTTCCTCTCCGTCAGGGACCTGAAAGTCCATTTCTCCACCGAGGACGGCATCGTCAAGGCCGTCGACGGGCTCTCCTTCGATGTGCAGAAGGGCAAGACGCTCGGCATCGTCGGCGAGTCGGGCTCCGGCAAGTCGGTCACCAACCTGGCCATCCTGGGTCTGCACGACCGCGACCGCACGGCGATCGAGGGCGAGATCCTGCTGGACGACAAGGAGCTGCTGACCGCCTCCGAAAAGGAGCTGGAGCGGCTGCGCGGCAACAAGATGTCGATGATCTTCCAGGACGCGCTGGCCTCGCTGTCGCCGTACCACACGGTCGGACGGCAGATCGCCGAGACGTACCGCAAGCACACCGGCTCCTCCAAGAGCCAGTCGCGGGCCCGGGCGATCGAGATGCTGAAGCGGGTCGGGATCCCGCAGCCTGAGGTCCGGGTGGACGACTACCCGCACCAGTTCTCCGGCGGTATGCGCCAGCGCGCGATGATCGCGATGGCGCTGGTCTGCGACCCGGAGCTGCTGATCGCCGACGAGCCGACCACCGCTCTCGACGTCACCGTCCAGGCGCAGATCATGGACCTGCTCAAGGACCTCCAGCGGGAGTTCGGCACCGCGATCATCTTCATCACGCACGACCTGGGGGTCATCGCCGACATCGCCGACGACGTCCTGGTGATGTACGGCGGCCGGTGCGTGGAGCGGGGGACCAAGAAGGAGGTGCTGCGCAGCCCGCAGCACCCTTACACGCTGGGCCTGCTGAGCTCGATGCCGAGCCTGGACCACCCGGTGGACGTCCCGCTCAACCCGATCCCCGGTTCGCCGCCCTCGCTGCTGAACCCGCCGACGGGATGCCGCTTCCACCCCCGCTGCACCTTCGCCGAGAAGGTCGAGGGGGGCCTGTGCTCCACGGAGCAGCCGCCGCTGAAGATCGCCGACGGCCGGGGTTCCGCCTGCCACCTGACCGCCGACCAGCGGGCCGAGTATTTCTCCGACCTCGCCGGCAGCGCGGCGAACTGA
- a CDS encoding ABC transporter ATP-binding protein has product MSDTTPLLDVSGLTKHFPIKGGFPIRRTVGAVQAVDGLDFQVLEGESLGLVGESGCGKSTTGRLITRLLEPTGGRISYRGEDITHAGRKQLAPIRSEIQMIFQDPYASLNPRQTVGKIISGPMEINDIHPAGGREARVRELLEIVGLNPEHYNRFPHEFSGGQRQRIGVARALALQPKLIVADEPVSALDVSIQAQVVNLLQKVQQDLGIAFVFIAHDLAVVRHFSQRVAVMYLGRIVEIADRDDLYGNPRHPYTRALLSAVPEATVQDEGVPGRERIRLVGDVPSPINPPSGCRFRTRCWKATEKCATEAPPLVQVEGNKPGHLTACHYPETADVVATVPAPRLAKDPEAAA; this is encoded by the coding sequence ATGAGCGACACCACCCCCCTCCTGGACGTCTCCGGGCTCACCAAGCACTTCCCGATCAAGGGCGGCTTCCCGATCCGGCGTACGGTCGGTGCCGTGCAGGCCGTCGACGGGCTGGACTTCCAGGTCCTCGAGGGCGAGAGCCTGGGCCTGGTCGGCGAGTCCGGCTGCGGCAAGTCGACGACGGGCCGGCTGATCACGCGGCTTCTCGAGCCGACGGGCGGCAGGATCTCCTATCGCGGCGAGGACATCACGCACGCGGGCCGCAAGCAGCTGGCGCCGATCCGCTCCGAGATTCAGATGATCTTCCAGGACCCGTACGCGTCGCTGAACCCGCGCCAGACGGTCGGCAAGATCATCTCCGGTCCGATGGAGATCAACGACATCCACCCGGCGGGCGGCCGCGAGGCCCGCGTGCGCGAGCTGCTGGAGATCGTGGGTCTCAACCCCGAGCACTACAACCGCTTCCCGCACGAGTTCTCCGGCGGTCAGCGCCAGCGCATCGGGGTCGCCCGCGCGCTGGCCCTGCAACCGAAGCTGATCGTGGCCGACGAGCCGGTCTCCGCGCTCGACGTGTCCATCCAGGCCCAGGTCGTCAACCTGCTCCAGAAGGTCCAGCAGGACCTGGGCATCGCGTTCGTCTTCATCGCCCACGACCTGGCCGTCGTACGGCACTTCTCGCAGCGGGTGGCGGTCATGTACCTCGGCCGCATCGTCGAGATCGCCGACCGCGACGACCTGTACGGCAACCCGCGCCACCCCTACACCCGGGCGCTGCTGTCCGCGGTGCCCGAGGCCACGGTGCAGGACGAGGGAGTCCCGGGCCGTGAGCGCATCCGCCTCGTCGGCGACGTGCCCTCGCCCATCAACCCGCCCTCCGGCTGCCGCTTCCGCACCCGCTGCTGGAAGGCGACGGAGAAGTGCGCGACGGAGGCGCCGCCGCTGGTGCAGGTCGAGGGCAACAAGCCCGGCCACCTGACGGCGTGCCACTACCCCGAGACGGCGGATGTCGTGGCCACCGTGCCGGCTCCCCGTCTCGCCAAGGACCCCGAGGCGGCGGCCTGA
- a CDS encoding ABC transporter permease translates to MTDESVEKSAASDVSKANESRSPGRLAWKRFKRDRTGVISAYVVIFFFVIAIAAPLIAKLYGKNPYTTYASQRPELLNAFAYPSGPNGGMSPEFWFGIEPQLGRDVFTFLLYGIRTSLGIAVAATLLTTILGVVIGVTAGYLGGRTDYLVGRIIDILLSFPSTLFFIAFMPVVYGLFVAADEDVPTSLRATCLILVLSAFGWASIARLLRGQVLGLREREFVEAAKVTGASPRRIVFKELLPNLWTPIIIQSTLMLPAYVTAEAGLAFLGVGIIDPTPDWGVMIQRGAQFYTEDITFMLFPGLSMVIFVLAFNLLGDSVRDALDPKSKR, encoded by the coding sequence GTGACCGACGAGAGCGTCGAGAAGTCGGCGGCTTCCGACGTCTCGAAGGCCAACGAGAGCCGTTCTCCCGGTCGACTGGCCTGGAAGCGATTCAAGCGCGACCGCACCGGTGTCATATCCGCCTATGTCGTGATCTTCTTCTTCGTGATCGCGATCGCTGCTCCGCTGATCGCCAAGCTGTACGGCAAGAACCCCTACACCACGTACGCGAGCCAGCGTCCGGAGCTGCTGAACGCCTTCGCGTACCCGTCCGGGCCGAACGGCGGCATGAGCCCCGAGTTCTGGTTCGGCATCGAGCCCCAGCTCGGCCGCGACGTCTTCACCTTCCTGCTCTACGGCATCCGGACCTCCCTGGGCATCGCGGTCGCGGCCACCCTGCTGACCACGATCCTCGGCGTCGTCATCGGCGTCACGGCCGGCTACCTGGGCGGCCGGACCGACTACCTCGTCGGCCGGATCATCGACATCCTGCTGTCGTTCCCGTCGACGCTGTTCTTCATCGCCTTCATGCCGGTGGTCTACGGACTGTTCGTCGCCGCCGACGAGGACGTGCCGACCTCGCTGCGCGCCACCTGCCTGATCCTCGTGCTCTCCGCCTTCGGCTGGGCCTCCATCGCCCGACTGCTGCGCGGTCAGGTGCTCGGGCTGCGCGAGCGGGAGTTCGTCGAGGCGGCCAAGGTCACGGGTGCATCACCGCGCCGCATCGTGTTCAAAGAGCTGCTGCCCAACCTGTGGACGCCGATCATCATCCAGTCCACGCTGATGCTTCCGGCCTACGTCACCGCGGAGGCGGGTCTCGCCTTCCTCGGGGTCGGCATCATCGACCCGACCCCGGACTGGGGCGTCATGATCCAGCGAGGTGCTCAGTTCTACACCGAGGACATCACGTTCATGCTCTTCCCGGGCCTGTCCATGGTGATCTTCGTCCTCGCCTTCAACCTGCTCGGCGACTCGGTGCGTGACGCACTCGACCCGAAGTCCAAGCGGTAG